From a single Carassius gibelio isolate Cgi1373 ecotype wild population from Czech Republic chromosome A18, carGib1.2-hapl.c, whole genome shotgun sequence genomic region:
- the LOC127934302 gene encoding dual specificity mitogen-activated protein kinase kinase 1, which yields MQKRRKPEPIQLNPIPDGNAVNGTGATETNLEALQKKLEELELDEQQKKRLEAFLTQKQKVGELKDDDFEKICELGAGNGGVVFKVLHRPSGFIMARKLIHLEIKPAIRNQIIRELQVLHECNSPYIVGFYGAFYSDGEISICMENMDGGSLDQCLKKAGKIPEQILGKVSIAVIKGLSYLREKHKIMHRDVKPSNILVNSRGEIKLCDFGVSGQLIDSMANSFVGTRSYMSPERLQGTHYSVQSDIWSMGLSLVEMAIGRFPIPPPDAKELEQIFGQPLEGDPSASDASPKPRPPGRPGSSNGPDSRPPMAIFELLDYIVNEPPPKLPSIFGAEFQDFVNKCLIKNPAERADLKQLTVHPFIKNSEAEEVDFASWLCSTIGLNQPATPTHSVGV from the exons ATGCAAAAAAGGAGGAAGCCAGAGCCGATTCAGCTGAACCCAATTCCAGACGGGAACGCTGTGAACGGAACCGGGGCCACAGA aaCCAATCTGGAAGCTCTGCAAAAGAAACTGGAAGAACTGGAGCTGGATGAGCAGCAGAAGAAACGCCTGGAGGCTTTCCTCACCCAGAAGCAGAAGGTCGGAGAGTTAAAAGATGATGACTTTGAGAAGATTTGTGAGTTGGGTGCAGGCAATGGAGGAGTGGTCTTCAAGGTCTTACACAGACCCTCAGGCTTCATCATGGCCAGGAAG TTGATCCACCTAGAGATCAAGCCAGCGATAAGGAATCAGATCATCAGAGAGCTGCAGGTGCTGCATGAGTGTAACTCTCCTTACATAGTGGGCTTCTACGGCGCTTTCTACAGTGATGGAGAGATCAGCATCTGTATGGAGAACATG GATGGTGGCTCCCTGGACCAGTGCCTGAAAAAAGCAGGCAAGATCCCAGAACAAATACTGGGCAAAGTTAGCATTGCG GTGATAAAAGGCCTGTCCTACCTGCGGGAGAAGCACAAGATTATGCACAGAG ATGTAAAGCCATCTAATATACTGGTGAACTCGCGTGGTGAGATCAAGCTGTGTGACTTTGGTGTGAGTGGACAGCTCATTGACTCCATGGCCAATTCATTCGTGGGCACCAGGTCCTACATGTCT CCCGAACGCCTTCAAGGGACTCACTACTCTGTCCAGTCTGACATATGGAGCATGGGTCTCTCTCTGGTGGAGATGGCCATCGGACGCTTCCCTATCCCACCACCTGATGCCAAAGAGCTGGAGCAAATTTTTGGTCAGCCCCTTGAGGGCGACCCCTCGGCCAGCGACGCCTCTCCTAAACCCAGGCCCCCTGGTCGACCCGGCAGCT CAAACGGTCCAGACAGCAGACCACCCATGGCTATATTTGAGCTGCTTGACTATATTGTCAATGAA CCACCTCCCAAGCTACCAAGCATATTTGGTGCAGAATTTCAAGACTTTGTTAACAAATG TTTAATCAAAAATCCAGCAGAAAGAGCAGACCTCAAGCAACTGACG GTCCATCCCTTCATAAAGAACTCAGAGGCAGAGGAAGTTGACTTTGCTAGTTGGTTATGTAGCACCATTGGGCTAAACCAGCCAGCCACTCCAACTCACAGTGTGGGAGTGTGA